In Haliotis asinina isolate JCU_RB_2024 chromosome 15, JCU_Hal_asi_v2, whole genome shotgun sequence, one DNA window encodes the following:
- the LOC137265391 gene encoding ubiquitin domain-containing protein 2-like isoform X2, whose protein sequence is MGGCIGANRDNGPPSRESSDVTVSIGRNQPLKAEKPKWKSDVQLTEGQLRSKRDEFWDTAPAFEGRKEIWDALKAAAYALETGDHALAQAIVDGANISLPHGTLMDCYDELGNRYQLPVYVLSAPTNLIEELSESDNGQDTDNSSPGIEIPIKFRLSHTNKDIKMPVRTTDSVYKIKKRICEEEGIEVVRQRFFYSGRLLNDKLRIEDAKVPKGHVIQVIVTRKEEEL, encoded by the exons ATGGGAGGGTGTATAGGGGCTAACCGAGACAATGGCCCACCTTCTAGGGAGTCGTCGGATGTGACAG TTTCAATAGGAAGGAACCAACCCTTGAAGGCGGAGAAGCCAAAGTGGAAGAGTGATGTGCAGCTGACCGAGGGACAGCTCCGCAGCAAACGAGATGAGTTCTGGGATACGGCGCCAGCATTTGAGGGCAGGAAGGAGATCTGGGATGCTCTAAAAGCAGCTGCCTATGCCCTGGAGACGGGAGACCACGCCCTGGCTCAAGCCATTGTTGATGGGGCCAATATTTCACTACCACATG GAACGCTAATGGACTGTTATGATGAGCTGGGTAACCGTTACCAGCTTCCTGTGTACGTTCTGAGTGCACCGACCAACCTGATTGAGGAACTCAGTGAAAGTGACAACGGGCAAGACACAGACAATTCCTCACCTGGGATTGAAATTCCAATCAAATTCCGCCTTTCTCACACAAACAAGGACATCAAAATGCCTGTTCGTACAACTGACTCTGTCTATAAAATCAAGAAGCGAATCTGTGAAGAAGAAGGGATTGAGGTGGTAAGACAGCGATTCTTCTACTCTGGGCGATTGCTCAATGATAAACTTCGTATCGAGGACGCAAAGGTTCCGAAAGGCCATGTGATTCAAGTTATAGTGACCAGAAAAGAAGAAGAGCTTTAA
- the LOC137265391 gene encoding ubiquitin domain-containing protein 2-like isoform X1, producing the protein MGGCIGANRDNGPPSRESSDVTGMVQHVSIGRNQPLKAEKPKWKSDVQLTEGQLRSKRDEFWDTAPAFEGRKEIWDALKAAAYALETGDHALAQAIVDGANISLPHGTLMDCYDELGNRYQLPVYVLSAPTNLIEELSESDNGQDTDNSSPGIEIPIKFRLSHTNKDIKMPVRTTDSVYKIKKRICEEEGIEVVRQRFFYSGRLLNDKLRIEDAKVPKGHVIQVIVTRKEEEL; encoded by the exons ATGGGAGGGTGTATAGGGGCTAACCGAGACAATGGCCCACCTTCTAGGGAGTCGTCGGATGTGACAGGTATGGTACAACATG TTTCAATAGGAAGGAACCAACCCTTGAAGGCGGAGAAGCCAAAGTGGAAGAGTGATGTGCAGCTGACCGAGGGACAGCTCCGCAGCAAACGAGATGAGTTCTGGGATACGGCGCCAGCATTTGAGGGCAGGAAGGAGATCTGGGATGCTCTAAAAGCAGCTGCCTATGCCCTGGAGACGGGAGACCACGCCCTGGCTCAAGCCATTGTTGATGGGGCCAATATTTCACTACCACATG GAACGCTAATGGACTGTTATGATGAGCTGGGTAACCGTTACCAGCTTCCTGTGTACGTTCTGAGTGCACCGACCAACCTGATTGAGGAACTCAGTGAAAGTGACAACGGGCAAGACACAGACAATTCCTCACCTGGGATTGAAATTCCAATCAAATTCCGCCTTTCTCACACAAACAAGGACATCAAAATGCCTGTTCGTACAACTGACTCTGTCTATAAAATCAAGAAGCGAATCTGTGAAGAAGAAGGGATTGAGGTGGTAAGACAGCGATTCTTCTACTCTGGGCGATTGCTCAATGATAAACTTCGTATCGAGGACGCAAAGGTTCCGAAAGGCCATGTGATTCAAGTTATAGTGACCAGAAAAGAAGAAGAGCTTTAA